In Vespa crabro chromosome 7, iyVesCrab1.2, whole genome shotgun sequence, a single window of DNA contains:
- the LOC124425576 gene encoding cytosolic carboxypeptidase 6, translating to MAFHGEGRDPLEHTSLYQRAESEDSDAEGGLGNVNKLVIRPPGHSGKAKKGHICFDASFETGNLGRVDLVSEFEYDLFIRPDTCSPRLRLWFNFTVDNVRSNQRVIFNIVNISRSMNLFRIGMAPLVKSNGRPKWQRIPRDQLFYYKSPQHQNHYVLSFAFAFDREDEVYQFALTYPYSYNRYLGHLNNLSTRIAYVHRETLATSIQKRKVELITIKSDTDDDKELARKVVVILARIHPGESPSSFVCQGLMDFLVSTHPIAQVLRHYVIFKIVPMINPDGVFFGNYRSTLMGMDLNRNWNRISEWIHPTLSATKSMLESLDKNTHTPLDCVLDLHAHTNATGVFVYGNTYEDVYRYERHIVLPKLLAQHTEDYDLGNTMYNQDPHKAGTARRYLCSILKEHVNCYTVQVSMYGYYKKGTPDILPYTEESYYRLGRNLARVFLEYYKLTGLIPCGLPNQPSDKRNRRSRQSHHVSRQPRSRMARTPAPLHLASIHDYFREDTEPLPNACYRSMSGTRMSRAEIAIGTGTESGIGIGSGSGTTGVDECRYQSYRFRSPGAPLDRVQAPTRRPTEPRLTIIDFNQLTRGGLELAMSKNKTNRHRGRFMLR from the exons ATGGCCTTTCACGGGGAAGGACGCGACCCTTTAGAGCACACCAGTCTTTATCAAAGAGCCG AGAGCGAGGACAGTGATGCCGAAGGTGGTTTGGGAAACGTAAATAAACTTGTAATACGTCCACCCGGTCACAGTGGAAAAGCAAAGAAGGGACACATCTGTTTCGATGCCTCATTCGAAACCGGTAACTTGGGCCGAGTGGATCTCGTTTCAGAGTTCGAGTACGATCTCTTCATAAGACCGGATACCTGCAGCCCACGGCTTCGCTTGTGGTTTAACTTCACCGTTGACAACGTAAGATCCAATCAACGTGTTATATTCAACATAGTGAACATATCGAGGAGCATGAATCTCTTTCGAATTGGTATGGCGCCATTAGTTAAGAGCAACGGAAGACCAAAATGGCAAAGGATACCACGGGATCAG cttttttattataaatcaccGCAACATCAGAATCACTACGTGCTTAGTTTTGCATTCGCTTTCGACCGAGAAGACGAGGTCTACCAATTCGCTTTAACTTATCCGTATTCTTACAATCGGTACCTCGGACATTTGAATAATCTCAGCACCAGAATAGCTtatgttcacagagaaacttTAGCTACATCGATTCAAAAGAGGAAGGTCGAACTAATCACCATAAAATCCGATACGGATGACGATAAGGAATTAGCAAGGAAAGTAGTGGTGATTCTTGCGAGAATTCATCCAGGCGAATCACCGTCCTCGTTTGTTTGTCAAGGACTCATGGATTTTTTAGTCAGCACTCATCCGATCGCTCAGGTACTCAGGCATTacgtgatatttaaaattgtgCCAATGATCAATCCCGATGGAGTTTTCTTCGGTAATTACAG ATCTACTTTGATGGGCATGGATTTGAATCGAAATTGGAATCGTATATCAGAATGGATCCACCCAACACTATCGGCAACCAAATCCATGTTAGAATCTTTAGATAAGAACACGCATACGCCATTAGATTGCGTTTTAGATCTACATGCACATACAAACGCAACGGGAGTCTTTGTTTACGGGAACACGTACGAAGACGTATATAG GTACGAGAGACACATTGTTCTACCAAAGTTGCTCGCTCAACACACGGAGGACTACGATCTAGGAAACACGATGTATAATCAAGATCCTCACAAAGCTGGAACAGCACGTCGATATCTATGTTCCATTCTAAAAGAACACGTCAATTGCTATACCGTACAAGTATCAATGTATGGCTATTATAAGAAGGGAACACCGGATATTTTACCATATACAGAAGAGAGTT attacAGACTCGGTCGAAATCTCGCACGAGTATTTCTGGAATATTACAAGTTAACCGGTTTGATACCGTGTGGACTTCCAAATCAACCATCGGATAAGCGTAATCGACGATCTCGTCAGAGTCATCATGTATCAAGGCAGCCACGTTCTAGAATGGCCAGAACACCAGCTCCTTTGCATCTAGCAAGCATTCACGA TTATTTCCGGGAGGACACAGAGCCGCTCCCGAACGCTTGTTACCGATCGATGAGTGGCACGCGTATGAGCCGGGCTGAAATTGCGATTGGAACTGGAACCGAAAGCGGAATTGGAATAGGAAGTGGAAGTGGAACGACGGGCGTCGACGAGTGCAGGTACCAGAGCTACAGGTTCCGGAGCCCCGGGGCACCGCTCGACAGGGTGCAAGCTCCGACAAGACGACCCACCGAGCCGAGGCTTACCATTATCGATTTCAATCAGCTGACAAGAGGCGGTTTGGAACTGGCCATGAGTAAGAACAAGACTAATCGTCATCGCGGTCGCTTTATGCTCCggtga
- the LOC124425575 gene encoding RNA-binding protein 5-like isoform X1, with the protein MYSNNIDPWEPGYGPERRGHTSDYDYRNDYGNNRSPDYGEHRDSDHRDRDHRSPDYRNHRGRDRDRERDRSRDRRDRSRDDRDRSYRDREDRYGRQRDRDSTERDRDRDRDRDRDRDRERSRRDRDRDRDRERRGKREDRDRDRDDDHSRESLDFDHDHGRAYGSSMEGIHYKSQSPNNTIMIRGLAQHITENDVRQDILNCGLMPKDIRLIRKKDTGASRGFAFVEFNATQEAARWMEMKQGVLMLQDQYRALMQYSIPKDCHVDKPPAKNTQDWHCVKCGAHNFKRRETCFKCSASRAESEEGGEGSDEISPHPTNTVLLRGLDVLTTEDSVLQAMKNLSSMPIRSIRIGRDSLTNTSRGVCYLEMGNVVDAMYLHTALTKQGLVVDGRKVEIAYCKLHQINNTNAWKSNDNQSQRYTLDDVAQLAEYSANLYAKTPAQKAHYLQYYTQYYQNQIMQGTAITLPSLNQTDRVNAAAAVAQSAIQQLQASRKIGDADEMKGRPTPTAPTSTTLASGRVPAHANDGKVYSVPDVSTYHYDESSGYYYDPSTGLYYDPNSQYYYNSHTQQFLYWDAESFSYQPAKTTTTVTPTTGTATTSGTTITATASSTDSATTVMSQAIPSSTTTTQDVLKEDESKKKDSKQDKVKVAKKIAKDMERWAKTLNQKKENAKSNWNSEFTGGDGNQGVGSGAADAGYAILEKKALTNPYHEDEDPSGSNGLVAAYGGGSDTEEEIEDVQQEERQHTDWSKLACLLCKRQFPSKEALLRHQQLSDLHKQNLENWYQVRGLDPNDPQQRNNKYRDRAKERRAKYGEPEPPQPNKLKEKYLKTRVEDISVSYEEPTRTGIGSDNVGNKLLQKMGWSEGMGLGKSNQGRTSIIEAERRVPTAGLGAKSSSYSALPGDTYKDCVKKMMYARYQELSDT; encoded by the exons ATGTATAGCAACAACATTGATCCTTGGGAGCCAGGTTATGGACCAGAAAGAAGGGGGCACACTTCTGATTACGATTACCGTAATGACTATGGAAACAATCGATCACCTGATTATGGAGAGCATCGTGATTCAGATCATCGTGATAGAGATCATCGTAGTCCAGATTACAGAAATCATCGTGGAAGAGACAGAGACCGCGAAAGAGATCGTTCAAGAGATAGGAGAGATCGTAGCAGGGATGATAGAGACCGTAGTTATAGAGATCGAGAAGATCGTTATGGAAGgcaaagagatagagattctACAGAAAGGGATCGTGATCGTGATCGGGACAGGGATCGTGATAGGGACAGAGAACGATCAAGAAGGGATAGGGACAGAGATAGGGATAGAGAAcgtagaggaaaaagagaggacaGAGATAGGGATCGCGATGATGACCACAGTCGTGAAAGTTTGGACTTTGATCATGACCATGGTCGTGCTTATGGCTCGTCCATGGAAGGCATCCACTACAAATCTCAATCTCCCAACAACACCATAATGATTCGAGGGCTCGCGCAGCATATTACTGAAAATGAC GTGCGGCAAGACATCCTCAACTGTGGTCTCATGCCAAAGGACATCAGGCTTATTCGGAAAAAAGATACag GTGCTTCGCGAGGTTTTGCATTCGTCGAGTTTAACGCGACTCAGGAGGCTGCACGGTGGATGGAGATGAAACAG GGAGTCCTGATGCTACAGGATCAATACCGTGCATTAATGCAGTACAGTATACCGAAGGATTGTCATGTGGATAAACCACCTGCAAAGAATACACAAGATTGGCATTGTGTAAAG TGTGGGGCACATAATTTCAAAAGACGTGAAACATGTTTCAAATGTTCCGCTTCACGAGCAGAAAGCGAAGAAGGTGGAGAAGGTAGCGATGAAATTAGTCCGCATCCTACCAATACTGTTCTCCTTAGAGGACTAGATGTATTAACCACTGAAGATTCGGTTCTTCAAGCAATGAAAAATCTATCATCGATGCCAATTAGGAGTATACGTATTGGACGGGATTCTCTTACAAACACATCAAGGGGTGTTTGTTATTTAGAAATGGGTAACGTTGTGGATGCAATGTATTTGCATACAGCGCTCACGAAACAAGGATTAGTCGTTGACGGTAGAAAAGTAGAAATTGCATATTGCAAGTTACATCagattaataatacgaatgcATGGAAGTCTAACGATAATCAGTCGCAGAGGTACACCTTGGATGATGTAGCTCAATTGGCAGAATATAGCGCCAATTTATATGCCAAAACACCAGCACAAAAAGCTCATTATCTTCAGTATTATACACAGTACTACCAGAATCAGATAATGCAAGGAACAGCTATTACATTACCTTCATTGAACCAAACAGACAGAGTAAATGCAGCTGCTGCAGTGGCTCAATCTGCTATACAACAACTGCAAGCATCCAGAAAGATAGGCGATGCAGATGAAATGAAAGGCAGACCAACTCCTACTGCACCAACTAGCACAACTTTAGCAAGTGGAAGGGTTCCTGCTCATGCAAATGATGGAAAAGTTTACTCTGTGCCTGATGTCAGCACCTATCACTATGATGAATCTTcgggttattattatgatccaAGTACAGGATTGTATTATGATCCTAACTCACAATACTATTACAATAGCCACACGCAACAATTTCTTTATTGGGATGCAGAATCATTTTCCTACCAACCAGCGAAG acAACCACAACCGTTACCCCAACAACAGGAACTGCTACTACAAGTGGAACTACGATAACAGCAACTGCTAGTAGTACCGATTCGGCTACAACAGTCATGAGTCAAGCTATCCCATCTTCAACAACTACAACTCAAGATGTATTGAAGGAGgatgaaagtaagaaaaaagacagtAAACAGGATAAAGTAAAGGTTGCAAAGAAAATAGCAAAGGACATGGAACGTTGGGCAAAAACTttaaatcaaaagaaagaaaatgccAAAAGTAATTGGAATTCAGAATTTACTGGAGGTGATGGTAATCAAGGTGTAGGAAGTGGTGCAGCCGATGCTGGTTATGCTATATTGGAAAAGAAAGCCCTTACAAATCCATATCACGAAGATGAGGATCCCAGTGGAAGTAACGGATTAGTAGCTGCTTATGGTGGTGGAAGTGACACAGAGGAGGAAATTGAGGATGTCCAACAAGAGGAAAGGCAGCATACGGATTGGAGCAAATTAGCTTGTTTACTTTGTAAACGACAATTCCCGAGCAAAGAAGCGTTGCTTCGGCATCAACAATTATCAGATCTTCATAAGCAAAACTTAGAAAATTGGTATCAAGTGCGTGGTTTAGATCCGAATGATCCtcaacaaagaaataataagtatcGTGATAGAGCTAAAGAAAGGCGAGCCAAATATGGCGAACCAGAACCACCACAacctaataaattaaaagaaaaatatttaaaaaccaGAGTAGAAGACATATCCGTTTCTTATGAAGAACCTACAAGAACAGGTATTGGATCGGATAACGTTggcaataaattattacaaaagatgGGATGGAGTGAAGGAATGGGCCTTGGTAAATCAAATCAAGGTAGAACAAGTATCATTGAAGCAGAAAGACGAGTTCCTACCGCGGGTTTAGGAGCTAAATCATCATCTTATAGTGCGCTACCCGGGGATACATACAAGGATTGTGTAAAGAAAATGATGTATGCTCGTTATCAGGAATTATCCGATACGTAA
- the LOC124425575 gene encoding RNA-binding protein 5-like isoform X2 gives MTCGKTSSTVVSCQRTSGLFGKKIQGVLMLQDQYRALMQYSIPKDCHVDKPPAKNTQDWHCVKCGAHNFKRRETCFKCSASRAESEEGGEGSDEISPHPTNTVLLRGLDVLTTEDSVLQAMKNLSSMPIRSIRIGRDSLTNTSRGVCYLEMGNVVDAMYLHTALTKQGLVVDGRKVEIAYCKLHQINNTNAWKSNDNQSQRYTLDDVAQLAEYSANLYAKTPAQKAHYLQYYTQYYQNQIMQGTAITLPSLNQTDRVNAAAAVAQSAIQQLQASRKIGDADEMKGRPTPTAPTSTTLASGRVPAHANDGKVYSVPDVSTYHYDESSGYYYDPSTGLYYDPNSQYYYNSHTQQFLYWDAESFSYQPAKTTTTVTPTTGTATTSGTTITATASSTDSATTVMSQAIPSSTTTTQDVLKEDESKKKDSKQDKVKVAKKIAKDMERWAKTLNQKKENAKSNWNSEFTGGDGNQGVGSGAADAGYAILEKKALTNPYHEDEDPSGSNGLVAAYGGGSDTEEEIEDVQQEERQHTDWSKLACLLCKRQFPSKEALLRHQQLSDLHKQNLENWYQVRGLDPNDPQQRNNKYRDRAKERRAKYGEPEPPQPNKLKEKYLKTRVEDISVSYEEPTRTGIGSDNVGNKLLQKMGWSEGMGLGKSNQGRTSIIEAERRVPTAGLGAKSSSYSALPGDTYKDCVKKMMYARYQELSDT, from the exons ATGAC GTGCGGCAAGACATCCTCAACTGTGGTCTCATGCCAAAGGACATCAGGCTTATTCGGAAAAAAGATACag GGAGTCCTGATGCTACAGGATCAATACCGTGCATTAATGCAGTACAGTATACCGAAGGATTGTCATGTGGATAAACCACCTGCAAAGAATACACAAGATTGGCATTGTGTAAAG TGTGGGGCACATAATTTCAAAAGACGTGAAACATGTTTCAAATGTTCCGCTTCACGAGCAGAAAGCGAAGAAGGTGGAGAAGGTAGCGATGAAATTAGTCCGCATCCTACCAATACTGTTCTCCTTAGAGGACTAGATGTATTAACCACTGAAGATTCGGTTCTTCAAGCAATGAAAAATCTATCATCGATGCCAATTAGGAGTATACGTATTGGACGGGATTCTCTTACAAACACATCAAGGGGTGTTTGTTATTTAGAAATGGGTAACGTTGTGGATGCAATGTATTTGCATACAGCGCTCACGAAACAAGGATTAGTCGTTGACGGTAGAAAAGTAGAAATTGCATATTGCAAGTTACATCagattaataatacgaatgcATGGAAGTCTAACGATAATCAGTCGCAGAGGTACACCTTGGATGATGTAGCTCAATTGGCAGAATATAGCGCCAATTTATATGCCAAAACACCAGCACAAAAAGCTCATTATCTTCAGTATTATACACAGTACTACCAGAATCAGATAATGCAAGGAACAGCTATTACATTACCTTCATTGAACCAAACAGACAGAGTAAATGCAGCTGCTGCAGTGGCTCAATCTGCTATACAACAACTGCAAGCATCCAGAAAGATAGGCGATGCAGATGAAATGAAAGGCAGACCAACTCCTACTGCACCAACTAGCACAACTTTAGCAAGTGGAAGGGTTCCTGCTCATGCAAATGATGGAAAAGTTTACTCTGTGCCTGATGTCAGCACCTATCACTATGATGAATCTTcgggttattattatgatccaAGTACAGGATTGTATTATGATCCTAACTCACAATACTATTACAATAGCCACACGCAACAATTTCTTTATTGGGATGCAGAATCATTTTCCTACCAACCAGCGAAG acAACCACAACCGTTACCCCAACAACAGGAACTGCTACTACAAGTGGAACTACGATAACAGCAACTGCTAGTAGTACCGATTCGGCTACAACAGTCATGAGTCAAGCTATCCCATCTTCAACAACTACAACTCAAGATGTATTGAAGGAGgatgaaagtaagaaaaaagacagtAAACAGGATAAAGTAAAGGTTGCAAAGAAAATAGCAAAGGACATGGAACGTTGGGCAAAAACTttaaatcaaaagaaagaaaatgccAAAAGTAATTGGAATTCAGAATTTACTGGAGGTGATGGTAATCAAGGTGTAGGAAGTGGTGCAGCCGATGCTGGTTATGCTATATTGGAAAAGAAAGCCCTTACAAATCCATATCACGAAGATGAGGATCCCAGTGGAAGTAACGGATTAGTAGCTGCTTATGGTGGTGGAAGTGACACAGAGGAGGAAATTGAGGATGTCCAACAAGAGGAAAGGCAGCATACGGATTGGAGCAAATTAGCTTGTTTACTTTGTAAACGACAATTCCCGAGCAAAGAAGCGTTGCTTCGGCATCAACAATTATCAGATCTTCATAAGCAAAACTTAGAAAATTGGTATCAAGTGCGTGGTTTAGATCCGAATGATCCtcaacaaagaaataataagtatcGTGATAGAGCTAAAGAAAGGCGAGCCAAATATGGCGAACCAGAACCACCACAacctaataaattaaaagaaaaatatttaaaaaccaGAGTAGAAGACATATCCGTTTCTTATGAAGAACCTACAAGAACAGGTATTGGATCGGATAACGTTggcaataaattattacaaaagatgGGATGGAGTGAAGGAATGGGCCTTGGTAAATCAAATCAAGGTAGAACAAGTATCATTGAAGCAGAAAGACGAGTTCCTACCGCGGGTTTAGGAGCTAAATCATCATCTTATAGTGCGCTACCCGGGGATACATACAAGGATTGTGTAAAGAAAATGATGTATGCTCGTTATCAGGAATTATCCGATACGTAA